The Salvelinus sp. IW2-2015 linkage group LG6.2, ASM291031v2, whole genome shotgun sequence genome window below encodes:
- the qdpra gene encoding quinoid dihydropteridine reductase a isoform X2: protein MAASRVLVYGGKGALGSKIVQHFKSKGWWVASIDIVASEEANANVLVKLSESFTEQAGQVTADVAQLLGDQKVDAILCVAGGWAGGNCSSKDLYKNTDMMWKQSVWTSTISSHLAAVHLKQGGLLTLAGAKASLGGTSGMVGYGMAKSAVHQLCQSLAGEDSGMPPGAVAVAILPTFFSWATGADRPASGSLMQLTTTGGKTQALPTQ, encoded by the exons ATGGCTGCCAGTCGGGTACTCGTATACGGAGGAAAAGGTGCACTGGGTAGCAAAATTGTTCAGCACTTCAAATCTAAAGGATGG TGGGTAGCCAGCATCGATATCGTTGCCAGTGAGGAGGCAAACGCGAACGTGCTGGTGAAGTTGTCCGAGTCATTTACTGAGCAAGCAGGACAG GTGACAGCAGATGTGGCCCAGTTGCTAGGGGACCAGAAAGTGGATGCCATCTTGTGTGTGGCAGGCGGATGGGCTGGAGGAAATTGCAGCTCCAAAG ACCTGTACAAAAACACAGACATGATGTGGAAGCAGAGTGTGTGGACCTCTACCATATCTAGCCATCTGGCTGCTGTGCACCTGAAGCAGGGTGGACTACTGACTCTGGCTGGGGCTAAAGCATCACTGGGTGGCACTAGTG gcatGGTGGGCTATGGCATGGCCAAGTCAGCagtccaccagctctgtcagagtttaGCAGGAGAAGACAGTGGGATGCCCCCTGGAGCTGTGGCAGTTGCCATACTACC AACTTTCTTCAGTTGGGCCACCGGTGCGGATCGTCCAGCATCGGGCAGTCTGATGCAGCTCACCACCACCGGAGGCAAGACACAGGCCCTacccacacaataa
- the qdpra gene encoding quinoid dihydropteridine reductase a isoform X1, whose product MAASRVLVYGGKGALGSKIVQHFKSKGWWVASIDIVASEEANANVLVKLSESFTEQAGQVTADVAQLLGDQKVDAILCVAGGWAGGNCSSKDLYKNTDMMWKQSVWTSTISSHLAAVHLKQGGLLTLAGAKASLGGTSGMVGYGMAKSAVHQLCQSLAGEDSGMPPGAVAVAILPVTLDTPMNRKFMPDADFGSWTPLEYIAETFFSWATGADRPASGSLMQLTTTGGKTQALPTQ is encoded by the exons ATGGCTGCCAGTCGGGTACTCGTATACGGAGGAAAAGGTGCACTGGGTAGCAAAATTGTTCAGCACTTCAAATCTAAAGGATGG TGGGTAGCCAGCATCGATATCGTTGCCAGTGAGGAGGCAAACGCGAACGTGCTGGTGAAGTTGTCCGAGTCATTTACTGAGCAAGCAGGACAG GTGACAGCAGATGTGGCCCAGTTGCTAGGGGACCAGAAAGTGGATGCCATCTTGTGTGTGGCAGGCGGATGGGCTGGAGGAAATTGCAGCTCCAAAG ACCTGTACAAAAACACAGACATGATGTGGAAGCAGAGTGTGTGGACCTCTACCATATCTAGCCATCTGGCTGCTGTGCACCTGAAGCAGGGTGGACTACTGACTCTGGCTGGGGCTAAAGCATCACTGGGTGGCACTAGTG gcatGGTGGGCTATGGCATGGCCAAGTCAGCagtccaccagctctgtcagagtttaGCAGGAGAAGACAGTGGGATGCCCCCTGGAGCTGTGGCAGTTGCCATACTACC GGTAACCTTGGATACTCCAATGAACAGGAAGTTCATGCCTGATGCAGACTTTGGTTCCTGGACACCACTGGAGTACATTGCAGA AACTTTCTTCAGTTGGGCCACCGGTGCGGATCGTCCAGCATCGGGCAGTCTGATGCAGCTCACCACCACCGGAGGCAAGACACAGGCCCTacccacacaataa